In Pyrus communis chromosome 1, drPyrComm1.1, whole genome shotgun sequence, the following are encoded in one genomic region:
- the LOC137708501 gene encoding uncharacterized protein, protein MEEDYSRSRSSYGGGGGNNMQVGNYYGRPTRPPPTTSSYELRSYSTSYAQTQMANHNYNYNNREIKLKKGKSISGSPSSWGILADPELQRKKRVASYKMYSVEGKMKGSFRKSFRWLKDKYTQVLYGWW, encoded by the coding sequence ATGGAAGAAGACTACAGCAGATCAAGGTCTTCGTACGGCGGCGGCGGAGGGAATAATATGCAGGTGGGAAACTACTATGGACGCCCAACGAGGCCGCCACCCACCACTTCCTCCTATGAGCTGAGGAGCTACAGTACTTCATATGCACAAACCCAGATGGCTAATCATAATTATAACTACAATAACAGGGAGATTAAActgaaaaaagggaaaagcatTTCTGGGTCGCCTTCCAGTTGGGGGATCCTGGCTGATCCGGAGttgcagaggaagaagagggtTGCGAGCTACAAGATGTATTCTGTGGAGGGGAAGATGAAGGGCTCGTTCAGGAAAAGCTTCAGGTGGCTTAAAGATAAGTACACCCAAGTGCTTTATGGCTGGTGGTGA
- the LOC137746733 gene encoding cytokinin riboside 5'-monophosphate phosphoribohydrolase LOG8-like, translating to MEESKRSKFRRICVFCGSNSGRRKVFSDATLELGNELVKRKIDLVYGGGSVGLMGLISQTVYDGGCHVLGVIPKALMPLEISGPSVGEVRTVTDMHERKALMAQEADAFIALPGGYGTMEELLEIITWSQLGIHRKPVGLLNVDGYYNALLALFDNGVEEGFIKTGARHIVLSAPTAKELVEKMEQYTPSHEHIASHESWQMEQLGKLGAMKAQGATVIDDNSFT from the exons ATGGAAGAGAGCAAACGCAGCAAGTTCAGGAGGATTTGTGTGTTCTGTGGAAGCAACTCTGGCCGCAGGAAAGTGTTCAGTGACGCTACTCTGGAGTTGGGCAATGAACTG GTGAAAAGGAAGATAGATTTGGTGTATGGCGGGGGAAGTGTCGGGTTGATGGGTTTGATATCGCAGACGGTGTATGATGGAGGTTGCCATGTTCTTGG GGTCATTCCGAAAGCTCTCATGCCTCTTGAG ATATCTGGTCCATCCGTTGGAGAAGTAAGAACAGTTACAGACATGCATGAACGCAAAGCTTTGATGGCTCAAGAGGCTGATGCCTTCATTGCTCTTCCTG GAGGATACGGAACTATGGAAGAGCTGTTGGAGATAATAACATGGTCGCAACTTGGGATTCATAGGAAGCCG GTTGGTTTGCTTAATGTAGATGGGTACTATAATGCCTTGCTTGCGCTATTTGACAATGGTGTCGAAGAAGGATTCATCAAGACAGGTGCTCGGCATATAGTTCTCTCTGCTCCAACAGCCAAAGAACTTGTTGAGAAGATGGAG CAATACACTCCTTCCCATGAACATATTGCTTCTCATGAAAGCTGGCAAATGGAACAACTTGGTAAACTCGGAGCCATGAAAGCGCAAGGTGCAACTGTTATCGACGATAATTCTTTCACCTAG
- the LOC137748922 gene encoding probable magnesium transporter NIPA9, giving the protein MWESIFLTLAATAGNNIGKILQKKGTVILPPLSFKLKVIRAYALNKAWLIGFLMDIFGALLMLRALSLAPVSVIQPVSGCGLAILSIFSHFYLKEMMNAVDWMGITLAGIGTIGVGAGGEEQKASAISVFHLPWLAIVVAFLFVLLNGWLRIYRRQRKEQELMEYEVVEEIIYGLESGILFGMASVISKMGFVFLEQGFHSMLVPICVIISICCSGTGFYYQTWGLKHGRAIVVSTCAAVASIVTGVLAGMLALGERLPSAPTARLSLMLGWLLIIIGVILLVSSTRLMRRLPRPLRQLLQSGVDQRKSGSIRVRDGSPSTVIQAATLHHLIPTASKEKA; this is encoded by the exons aTGTGGGAGTCGATCTTCCTAACGCTGGCGGCGACGGCTGGAAACAACATCGGCAAAATTCTCCAGAAGAAGGGCACCGTCAttcttcctcctctctctttcAAGCTCAAG GTGATCAGGGCGTATGCTTTGAACAAAGCATGGCTGATAGGATTTCTGATGGATATATTCGGAGCTTTGTTAATGTTGAGAGCATTGTCTTTAGCTCCT GTATCTGTCATACAACCGGTCTCCGGGTGTGGACTTGCGATTCTTTCAATCTTTTCCCATTTTTATCTGAAGGAAATGATGAATGCTGTTGACTGGATGGGGATTACATTAGCAGGCATTGGCACTATAG GGGTTGGTGCTGGAGGTGAGGAGCAAAAGGCTTCCGCAATATCGGTGTTTCATCTACCATGGTTGGCAATTGTAGTCGccttcttgttt GTCCTCCTTAATGGGTGGCTACGCATCTACAGACGTCAACGCAAAGAACAGGAGTTG ATGGAATATGAAGTTGTTGAAGAAATTATATATGGCTTGGAATCTGGCATTTTGTTCGG GATGGCATCTGTGATATCAAAGATGGGATTTGTGTTCTTGGAGCAGGGTTTCCACAGCATGCTGGTCCCGATATGTGTGATAATCAGCATATGTTGTAGTGGTACAGGGTTTTATTACCAG ACTTGGGGCTTAAAGCATGGGAGGGCAATAGTAGTGTCTACATGTGCTGCTGTGGCATCAATTGTGACTGGTGTACTAGCTGGAATGCTTGCCTTGGGTGAAAGATTGCCTTCAGCACCAACAGCTCGTCTTTCACTGATGCTTGGATG GTTACTCATAATTATTGGTGTGATTTTACTCGTGAGCTCAACACGACTGATGCGACGCCTTCCTCGACCATTACGACAACTTTTACAGAGTGGTGTTGATCAGAGGAAATCCGGGTCTATCCGTGTTAGGGATGGAAGCCCGAGCACTGTTATTCAGGCAGCAACTCTGCATCATTTGATACCAACTGCTTCAAAAGAGAAGGCTTGA